Below is a genomic region from Methanobacterium sp..
ATTTATATTCTTCCTAAATGTATCAAAATTAACAGAATAGCTTTCCTGTACGTTCATAGAAACATTATTGAGGGCATGGTTTAAACTGTCAATTAAACTGTACACCCTGCCTCCTTTTTCACCATAAATGTTGCCTGATTTTGGGTAATAAGATGTTATAAGTCCACATATCCATTTTTGTTTGTTTTCATGGTCTGTAATTATAACATAAAATTCATCAATTTCTGTTTTTTTAATTAACCTCTTTTTCATTTCCCCTATGTAAATCTCGCCTGTTATTTCTTCTCCAGGGTCAAGTTGATTTAGAAACTTTGTGTTATATTCATCACTCTTATCCTTACTACCTTTTTGTATCCCTAAATCCAGCATAATAACCACCTAATTGATAATATTAATATGTAAGTTAAATATATTAAAAATATCGGATAATAGGTCAAATTATTCAAGATGTTAAATATAGCACTTGTCTAAAAATTTATTCACTTAATTTAAATGGAATAATAGAGAATAATGAATCAAATTCAGGCTGTAACTTGTAATACTCTTCTAATATCTGTACTGACTTAATTATTCAATCTTTAACTTTAATCGTAACCTGTAACACATATCTATAAATTTACTACATTTTACAGAAAAAACTGAAATTATTCAATCTACAACTTCCATGATAAAGTTAGTAACAGTAAAGGTAATTGAAATTTTTTTTATTATAACTTATAACTAATACTTGTTGTATTGAAATTTAACTTCTTATTCAGTTTCTTCGAAGTGTTTAATGCTTTCAAGAGGTACTTTTGTCCTTAAAATCTTACATCCTGTATTGCTGTCCTGTACAAGGCCAACACCACTTCCAAATAAACGTTCTAACTCTGTTAAATATGAAACTGGGACATTAAAATCCTTGCTAAGCTCGATATAGATATACAGATTGATCCTGGTGAACTCTTCAAATGTATCTTCCCTTTGAGCTAACTTTATTATGGGATTTCCTTCCTTTAAATCTACTAAAAGCATGTATATTATATTATCCAGTCTTTCCAACATTGTTAGGCTCCTAATATTTAATTATTAAATTTAATAATTCAAAAGTACTTTGTATTACTATATGATTTTAAATACAGATATTATTTGTTAAAGCCATAAACATAAACCATAGTGAATAACCAATGCTTTGGATTAATTAATTTATAAAAAATATATTTATGTGCTTTAAACCTGCAAAAACTTCGTTTTTGCGGTTCAGAAAATACTTTGTATTTTCTTCAACCTCCAAAAATATTTTCAATATTTTTGGGGTTCAGGAAAAAATCCATTTTTCCTTCAATTTATTAAATCCAAATTTAATTAATTACAAGAAATTTATTAAGTTTAAAAAGTTACATTATTTGCTATAAAAACCTTTATATAGTTGTTCTTAAAGTATTTAAATAAAAAGAGTTTTATTGTATTAACAAAAAGCTATTTTGGTGATTATTATGAAAGATAACGAAATTAAATCAATTGCAGTAAGAGTTTTCAATAATTTAAAAAGTGTTGAAGTTGCAAAAAATCCAGACGCGTCAGAAGAAGTAGGAATGGATGTAAGAGAAATGTTGCTTGGATTCGACACTAAAGAATCAATAGGTGACGCCTTAAAATTAATCAGTGAAAAAATGGATACTGATAATGATATGGAAGCTGAAGATCTTGCAGTTGTCATAACCAGAACCCCTATAATGACTGCAAATGGTCAATGGTTCATTGAAATGGACGCAGATGACTTCGTTCATTATTTTACTGAATAAATTCTAGAATTTAATTAAAAGAGACCCAATATCTCTATAATTCAATTCTTTTTTAAATTAAAAATATTATTTTTTTGGCTCTCCTTTAATCACTGATCTGGTTAATAACAGCCTGGTGCATCCTTCTTATAAACTCAATTCTTTCTTCGTATTTTAAAACATCGAGATAGCACTGTGCAACAAGATTAAATGAAAATGGTGATGGGATTACAGTATTTATCTGTTTTATCTCAAGTTGCCCGCTTTCAATCATTTTTAAAACACGTTTCGCATTTTTAAGATCCATGAAGTCTTCTATAACTTCCCTTCTTGCTTCTTTAAGTATTGAAAAGTTTTCATCAAGTTCTTTGACAAAATTTAACAGTATTTTACCTTTAATATGCTGTCTGGATACGCTTTTTTGTTTTCCTTTATAATGCCTTAAGATCATCAGTGCTCTTCCAGCACAATGTCTGAACCTTCCAGCTAAAGTTTCAGTTTTATCAATTGCTTTAATTAGAATATCTTCAATATTTTCAGATGTAAGGTCATTAAATGATTCTAAACCACCTATTTTACCTTCTGAACTTAAATAAAACCCGTTGTCTGAAATTGAAATCATAATATCTCGTTTATACTTTTTAGCCAGTATGTACGCTACAGCACGGGATAATGCATCGTTAACTCTTCTTCCAAAGCAGGTATGGAAAACAACGAATTTTCTGTTTCCAAAACCTTTGTAATACTCTATAAGAAGCTTTTTATTGCTTGGGATCACTGCGTAAAGGTACTGTTCCCTGAAGTACTCATAAATGGAGTTTGCAGCATTGTAATCAACATAGAGAAATTCATGGATGAAGTCCATAATTTCTTCCTTGCTGCGGCCGTATTGAAATTTACCTTCCATCAATGCCCTGAACCGTTGAATTTCAAGTGCGAGATCAAATGAAAGAGGCAGCTGTTCTGAAAACCATGAAGGGATACTTGGAGGTCCTGAAGATGGAGTAACATTTAAGGTCATTCCTCTTGCATAATTAAAACGGTATATTTTTCCTCCCAAGACAAAAGTGTCCCCTTTTTGAAGTTTTTCCATGAAATCTTCTTCCACATGCCCTACTACCTGGCCAGCGCATTTGACCCTTGCAGAGGATCTATCTGGAATTGTACCTATATTAGTTGAATAGAGCATCCTGGCTAATTTTCCTCTCTTTCCAAACATGTTAGTGTCATAATCAGCCCATATCTTAGCATAGACATATCTATCTTCTAGATCTGTATATTCTCCAGCTAAGTAACTTAAAACACTTAAATAATCATTTATTGATAGATTTCTATAGCAGTAGCTTCTTTTAACCAGGTCATATATTGTATCAATGTCCTGTTTACTTTCTATTGCCATCCCATAGATATGTTGTGCTAAAACATCCAGACAGTTTTCTGGAATGTGTATCTCATCTATTTTCCCTTCAACTGCATTTTTTAGTATTAATGAACATTCCACGAGGTCATCTCTATCTACAACAATGATCCTTCCTTTAGATTTTTCATGTAACTTGTGTCCACTTCTCCCTATACGCTGTAATGCCCTTGAAACAGATTTAGGAGAACTTACAAGTATAACCAGATCTATATACCCTATATCTATCCCCAATTCCAGAGATGTGGAAGATACAACAACTTTCAATTCCCCATCTTTCAATTTATCTTCAGTTTGAAGGCGCAGCTCCTTTGAAAGTGAAGAATGATGAGTCATAATGTTGCTGTCATCATATCTGTTTTTAAATCTCTTTTTAAGGTTAAAAACAACACTCTCTGTACCGCTCCTAGTATTTGTAAATATTAAAGTAGTTTTATGGCTCTGTATAAGTTCATCTAGAAGTTTATAAGTCGCATTGTTCATTTCTTCCGGATCCGAGTTTATGATATCATCAACAGGACATAAAACTTTCATATCAAGTCGTTTTAAGTAATTAACATCTACAATTTTACAGTCCCTAACTTCGCCGTCTTGAGACCCTACCATGTAGTGGGCTACTTTTTCAAGGGGAGAAACAGTTGCACTTAGTCCAATCCTTGTGAAGTTACCTGCCAGATTCTGCAGCCTTTCTAAGGTCAGGCTAAGATGTACTCCTCTTTTATTGTCTGCAAGTGAGTGAATTTCATCTATTATGACATATCCAACGCCTTTTATTTTTTCTCTAAATTTGGGAGCACAAAGAAGGATTGAAAGTGTTTCTGGAGTTGTAATCAATATGTGCGGTGGCTTTTTAAGCATTTTGGCCCGTTCATATTGAGTTGTATCACCAGTACGAACAGCTTTTCTAATTCCAAGTTCTTTTCCTGCAATCTTTTCAATCTCACGTAAAGGCTCATCGATGTTTTTTTCTATATCATTATCGAGCGCCTTTAATGGGGAAATATAAATACAATATACCTTATCCTCAATCTGATCCATGTCAGAAAGCATGGTTAACTGGCTTATAATTGAAAGAAACGCCGTAAGTGTTTTCCCAGATCCGGTAGGTGAGGAAATAAGTATGTTGTTACCCTTGTGTACATCCATAATGGAAAGCTTTTGAGACTCCGTAAATCCGTCAAACTTACTTTTAAACCATTCTTTGACCCATGGATGTAATAATTTATAAATTTCAGTGTCTTTGTAAATTTTTTCCTGTCTTTTTATCATTTTTATCCTTATTGACTTTAATTTACTAATTTTGAGATAAATATATCAGTTATAATATTTTATGAATTATATGTTAATATTTTTTTAATAATTAATTTTAAGTTAAACTGGTAACAAATAACGATCTACTCTAATTTCAGTGTCTTTGTAAGTTTTTCCCTGTCTTTTTATCCTTATTGACTCTAAATAGAATTAATTAAGCATTAATTCATTCTTATTATATATTTTATAATCAATTTGGTTATATTTTTATATTCAATAAATTTTTTATCTTCCCAAAATTCATGACTTCAAAGTTTTCAACCGCAAACACTTCAAAATCATCTAAAGAAACATCCTTTAAAAAGGGAGAAATAGTTTTCTGCTGCAGGCAGTCTGAGCCCTCAGTTATAAAGTTAAAAGAGGGCATTACTATAAAATTTTTATCATTTATTTTGCCCTTTAAGAAACATTTTACTTTTTCCACCCTTTCTCCACTTCGAAGTCCAATACTGGGGTGTTCATGGCCAATAATTACAGTATTTTCTTTTATTTCCTTGAAATTAGGAGGTATTTTATCACCGTGCATTATAATATAATTTTCTACAGAGTAATTTTCATATACCTCAAGGTCGCACTTTTCAGCTATAAACCCTGTAAAATTGTCATGATTTCCTTTAATTAGAATTATTTCATCAAAATGTTCCTTAAGAAATTTAATGAAGTCCATAACTTCATCCCATTCCTGTCTGCTGATTTTACCAAATTCATGTTTTAAATCGCCGTTAACTATAATTTTACTGGCATTTGAAGCGCCTATTATTTCTTTAAGTCTAGCTATAATTTTTTTATATTGAAATCTAGGGATCATAAAGCCTTCTCTATTTAAAGCATATTCATAACCCAGATGAATGTCTGATATGATTAAACAGTCTTTAATAAGCAGAGCTGAGTCAACAATTTCTGCACCGTATATTTCATTAGCTTTCATGTAAATCTCTGATATTTTGATCCTGATTTAAAAAAAATATTTTTTTTGGTATTCTATGAATATATTAAAAATAATTGATAAGTACATTAACTTGTATAATGAAGTAAATATATTTTATCATCACTTATGTAGGGA
It encodes:
- a CDS encoding ATP-dependent helicase, translated to MIKRQEKIYKDTEIYKLLHPWVKEWFKSKFDGFTESQKLSIMDVHKGNNILISSPTGSGKTLTAFLSIISQLTMLSDMDQIEDKVYCIYISPLKALDNDIEKNIDEPLREIEKIAGKELGIRKAVRTGDTTQYERAKMLKKPPHILITTPETLSILLCAPKFREKIKGVGYVIIDEIHSLADNKRGVHLSLTLERLQNLAGNFTRIGLSATVSPLEKVAHYMVGSQDGEVRDCKIVDVNYLKRLDMKVLCPVDDIINSDPEEMNNATYKLLDELIQSHKTTLIFTNTRSGTESVVFNLKKRFKNRYDDSNIMTHHSSLSKELRLQTEDKLKDGELKVVVSSTSLELGIDIGYIDLVILVSSPKSVSRALQRIGRSGHKLHEKSKGRIIVVDRDDLVECSLILKNAVEGKIDEIHIPENCLDVLAQHIYGMAIESKQDIDTIYDLVKRSYCYRNLSINDYLSVLSYLAGEYTDLEDRYVYAKIWADYDTNMFGKRGKLARMLYSTNIGTIPDRSSARVKCAGQVVGHVEEDFMEKLQKGDTFVLGGKIYRFNYARGMTLNVTPSSGPPSIPSWFSEQLPLSFDLALEIQRFRALMEGKFQYGRSKEEIMDFIHEFLYVDYNAANSIYEYFREQYLYAVIPSNKKLLIEYYKGFGNRKFVVFHTCFGRRVNDALSRAVAYILAKKYKRDIMISISDNGFYLSSEGKIGGLESFNDLTSENIEDILIKAIDKTETLAGRFRHCAGRALMILRHYKGKQKSVSRQHIKGKILLNFVKELDENFSILKEARREVIEDFMDLKNAKRVLKMIESGQLEIKQINTVIPSPFSFNLVAQCYLDVLKYEERIEFIRRMHQAVINQISD
- a CDS encoding metallophosphoesterase; its protein translation is MKANEIYGAEIVDSALLIKDCLIISDIHLGYEYALNREGFMIPRFQYKKIIARLKEIIGASNASKIIVNGDLKHEFGKISRQEWDEVMDFIKFLKEHFDEIILIKGNHDNFTGFIAEKCDLEVYENYSVENYIIMHGDKIPPNFKEIKENTVIIGHEHPSIGLRSGERVEKVKCFLKGKINDKNFIVMPSFNFITEGSDCLQQKTISPFLKDVSLDDFEVFAVENFEVMNFGKIKNLLNIKI